One genomic region from Accipiter gentilis chromosome Z, bAccGen1.1, whole genome shotgun sequence encodes:
- the ZBTB5 gene encoding zinc finger and BTB domain-containing protein 5 isoform X1 translates to MCPGGSCSPWRAHAGAGCWRDLQPLGGRSPHWSRFAGRTHDPMGNPCWSIVVLEDCTPWKGPTLEQFVKNCSPWDGPMLERIMDFPGHFEQIFQQLNYQRLHGQLCDCVIVVGNRHFKAHRSVLAACSTHFRALFTVAEGDQTMNMIQLDSEVVTAEAFAALIDMMYTSTLMLGESNVMDVLLAASHLHLNSVVKACKHYLTTRTLPMSPPSDRVQEQNARMQRSFMLQQLGLSIVSSALNSTQNTEEQPNTMSSSMRSNIEQRTTFPIRRLHKRKQSSEDRARQRIRPTMDESVSDVAAESGQSVVHSREDFFSPDSLKIVDNSKADAVADNQEDNTIMFDQSFSAQEDAQVPSQSDNSGGNISQMSMASQATQVETSFDQDAASEKNNFPCENPEVSLNEKEHMRVVVKSEPLSSPEPQDEVSDVTSQAEGSESVEVEGGVVSAEKIELSPESSDRSFSDPQSSTDRVGDIHIMEVSNNLEHKSTFSISNFLNTSRGGGFGASQNSDDNIPNTTSDCRMDSDASYLMSPESGPAGGHSSATVSHVENPFSEPADSHFVRPMQDVMGLPCVQTSGYRAAEQFSMDFPRSGLGLHSLSRAMMSSVRGGASSFPGYRRIAPKMPVVTSVRSSQLQDNSSNSQLIMNGTTSFENGHPSQPGPPQLTRASADVLSKCKKALSEHNVLVVEGARKYACKICCKTFLTLTDCKKHIRVHTGEKPYACLKCGKRFSQSSHLYKHSKTTCLRWQSSNLPSTLL, encoded by the exons atgtgccctggaggaagctgcagcccgtggagagcccatgctggagcaggctgctggcgGGACCTGCAGCCCCTTGGagggaggagcccacactggagcaggtttgctggcaggactcaTGACCCCATGGGGAACCCGTGCTGGAGCATTGTGGTCCTggaggactgcaccccatggaaaggacccacgctggagcagttcgtgaagaactgcagcccatgggatggacccatgttggagag gaTCATGGATTTTCCAGGACACTTTGAGCAAATCTTTCAGCAGCTCAACTACCAGAGGCTTCATGGCCAGCTTTGTGACTGTGTCATTGTGGTGGGAAACAGGCATTTCAAAGCACATCGCTCTGTTTTGGCAGCATGTAGCACACATTTCCGAGCTCTATTTACTGTAGCGGAAGGAGATCAGACTATGAATATGATTCAGCTGGACAGTGAAGTGGTGACAGCAGAAGCTTTTGCTGCTCTGATAGACATGATGTATACTTCCACACTAATGCTTGGGGAGAGCAATGTTATGGATGTCTTGCTGGCTGCTTCTCACTTGCATTTGAACTCTGTTGTTAAAGCCTGCAAACACTACCTTACTACCAGGACGCTGCCAATGTCTCCACCGAGTGATAGAGTTCAAGAGCAAAATGCACGCATGCAGAGGTCTTTCATGCTCCAGCAGCTTGGACTGAGCATCGTGAGCTCTGCCTTAAATTCCACTCAGAACACAGAGGAACAACCAAATACTATGAGCTCCTCGATGAGAAGTAACATTGAGCAGCGCACTACTTTTCCTATCCGTCGTCTCCACAAACGTAAACAGTCTTCTGAAGATCGGGCCAGACAGCGCATCAGGCCTACCATGGATGAGTCTGTTTCTGATGTGGCTGCAGAGAGCGGGCAGTCAGTAGTTCATTCACGGGAAGATTTCTTCTCGCCAGATTCACTGAAGATTGTGGACAACTCTAAGGCTGATGCTGTTGCTGATAACCAGGAGGATAATACTATTATGTTTGATCAGTCTTTCAGTGCTCAGGAAGATGCTCAAGTGCCCAGCCAGTCTGACAACAGCGGAGGAAACATTTCACAAATGTCCATGGCATCACAGGCAACGCAGGTGGAAACCAGCTTCGACCAGGATGCTGCTTCTGAGAAGAACAACTTCCCGTGTGAGAATCCAGAGGTCAGTCTGAATGAAAAAGAGCACATGAGGGTGGTGGTGAAGTCTGAACCCTTGAGTTCTCCAGAGCCTCAAGACGAGGTGAGCGATGTCACTTCCCAAGCGGAGGGCAGCGAGTCTGTTGAAGTGGAAGGAGGAGTAGTGAGTGCGGAGAAGATAGAACTGAGTCCCGAGAGCAGCGATCGTAGCTTTTCTGACCCACAGTCCAGTACTGATAGGGTGGGAGACATCCATATTATGGAGGTGTCAAATAACCTGGAACACAAATCTACTTTCAGTATCTCAAATTTTCTAAATACAAGCAGAGGTGGTGGTTTCGGTGCTAGTCAAAACAGTGATGACAACATTCCAAATACCACCAGTGACTGCAGGATGGACAGTGATGCTTCTTATCTCATGAGTCCAGAGTCAGGGCCTGCTGGTGGCCATTCATCTGCCACCGTCTCTCATGTTGAGAATCCATTTAGTGAGCCTGCAGATTCTCATTTTGTTAGACCAATGCAGGATGTGATGGGTCTTCCTTGCGTACAGACTTCTGGGTACCGGGCAGCGGAACAGTTCAGCATGGATTTTCCACGGTCTGGCTTGGGCTTGCACTCCCTGTCAAGGGCAATGATGAGCTCAGTAAGAGGTGGAGCTAGCAGCTTTCCTGGCTACCGCCGCATAGCCCCCAAAATGCCTGTGGTGACCTCTGTAAGGAGCTCCCAGCTGCAAGATAACTCATCCAATTCCCAGCTGATCATGAACGGGACCACTTCTTTTGAAAACGGGCATCCATCGCAACCTGGTCCACCACAGCTGACAAGGGCATCTGCAGATGTCCTTTCAAAATGCAAGAAGGCCTTATCTGAGCACAACGTCTTGGTTGTAGAAGGCGCACGCAAGTATGCCTGCAAGATCTGCTGCAAGACATTTTTGACCTTGACAGACTGCAAGAAACACATCCGTGTCCACACGGGAGAAAAGCCTTACGCCTGCCTGAAGTGTGGCAAGCGGTTCAGCCAGTCCAGCCACCTGTATAAACACTCCAAGACAACCTGCCTGAGGTGGCAGAGCAGCAATCTGCCTAGCACTTTGCTTTAA
- the ZBTB5 gene encoding zinc finger and BTB domain-containing protein 5 isoform X2 gives MIMDFPGHFEQIFQQLNYQRLHGQLCDCVIVVGNRHFKAHRSVLAACSTHFRALFTVAEGDQTMNMIQLDSEVVTAEAFAALIDMMYTSTLMLGESNVMDVLLAASHLHLNSVVKACKHYLTTRTLPMSPPSDRVQEQNARMQRSFMLQQLGLSIVSSALNSTQNTEEQPNTMSSSMRSNIEQRTTFPIRRLHKRKQSSEDRARQRIRPTMDESVSDVAAESGQSVVHSREDFFSPDSLKIVDNSKADAVADNQEDNTIMFDQSFSAQEDAQVPSQSDNSGGNISQMSMASQATQVETSFDQDAASEKNNFPCENPEVSLNEKEHMRVVVKSEPLSSPEPQDEVSDVTSQAEGSESVEVEGGVVSAEKIELSPESSDRSFSDPQSSTDRVGDIHIMEVSNNLEHKSTFSISNFLNTSRGGGFGASQNSDDNIPNTTSDCRMDSDASYLMSPESGPAGGHSSATVSHVENPFSEPADSHFVRPMQDVMGLPCVQTSGYRAAEQFSMDFPRSGLGLHSLSRAMMSSVRGGASSFPGYRRIAPKMPVVTSVRSSQLQDNSSNSQLIMNGTTSFENGHPSQPGPPQLTRASADVLSKCKKALSEHNVLVVEGARKYACKICCKTFLTLTDCKKHIRVHTGEKPYACLKCGKRFSQSSHLYKHSKTTCLRWQSSNLPSTLL, from the exons AT gaTCATGGATTTTCCAGGACACTTTGAGCAAATCTTTCAGCAGCTCAACTACCAGAGGCTTCATGGCCAGCTTTGTGACTGTGTCATTGTGGTGGGAAACAGGCATTTCAAAGCACATCGCTCTGTTTTGGCAGCATGTAGCACACATTTCCGAGCTCTATTTACTGTAGCGGAAGGAGATCAGACTATGAATATGATTCAGCTGGACAGTGAAGTGGTGACAGCAGAAGCTTTTGCTGCTCTGATAGACATGATGTATACTTCCACACTAATGCTTGGGGAGAGCAATGTTATGGATGTCTTGCTGGCTGCTTCTCACTTGCATTTGAACTCTGTTGTTAAAGCCTGCAAACACTACCTTACTACCAGGACGCTGCCAATGTCTCCACCGAGTGATAGAGTTCAAGAGCAAAATGCACGCATGCAGAGGTCTTTCATGCTCCAGCAGCTTGGACTGAGCATCGTGAGCTCTGCCTTAAATTCCACTCAGAACACAGAGGAACAACCAAATACTATGAGCTCCTCGATGAGAAGTAACATTGAGCAGCGCACTACTTTTCCTATCCGTCGTCTCCACAAACGTAAACAGTCTTCTGAAGATCGGGCCAGACAGCGCATCAGGCCTACCATGGATGAGTCTGTTTCTGATGTGGCTGCAGAGAGCGGGCAGTCAGTAGTTCATTCACGGGAAGATTTCTTCTCGCCAGATTCACTGAAGATTGTGGACAACTCTAAGGCTGATGCTGTTGCTGATAACCAGGAGGATAATACTATTATGTTTGATCAGTCTTTCAGTGCTCAGGAAGATGCTCAAGTGCCCAGCCAGTCTGACAACAGCGGAGGAAACATTTCACAAATGTCCATGGCATCACAGGCAACGCAGGTGGAAACCAGCTTCGACCAGGATGCTGCTTCTGAGAAGAACAACTTCCCGTGTGAGAATCCAGAGGTCAGTCTGAATGAAAAAGAGCACATGAGGGTGGTGGTGAAGTCTGAACCCTTGAGTTCTCCAGAGCCTCAAGACGAGGTGAGCGATGTCACTTCCCAAGCGGAGGGCAGCGAGTCTGTTGAAGTGGAAGGAGGAGTAGTGAGTGCGGAGAAGATAGAACTGAGTCCCGAGAGCAGCGATCGTAGCTTTTCTGACCCACAGTCCAGTACTGATAGGGTGGGAGACATCCATATTATGGAGGTGTCAAATAACCTGGAACACAAATCTACTTTCAGTATCTCAAATTTTCTAAATACAAGCAGAGGTGGTGGTTTCGGTGCTAGTCAAAACAGTGATGACAACATTCCAAATACCACCAGTGACTGCAGGATGGACAGTGATGCTTCTTATCTCATGAGTCCAGAGTCAGGGCCTGCTGGTGGCCATTCATCTGCCACCGTCTCTCATGTTGAGAATCCATTTAGTGAGCCTGCAGATTCTCATTTTGTTAGACCAATGCAGGATGTGATGGGTCTTCCTTGCGTACAGACTTCTGGGTACCGGGCAGCGGAACAGTTCAGCATGGATTTTCCACGGTCTGGCTTGGGCTTGCACTCCCTGTCAAGGGCAATGATGAGCTCAGTAAGAGGTGGAGCTAGCAGCTTTCCTGGCTACCGCCGCATAGCCCCCAAAATGCCTGTGGTGACCTCTGTAAGGAGCTCCCAGCTGCAAGATAACTCATCCAATTCCCAGCTGATCATGAACGGGACCACTTCTTTTGAAAACGGGCATCCATCGCAACCTGGTCCACCACAGCTGACAAGGGCATCTGCAGATGTCCTTTCAAAATGCAAGAAGGCCTTATCTGAGCACAACGTCTTGGTTGTAGAAGGCGCACGCAAGTATGCCTGCAAGATCTGCTGCAAGACATTTTTGACCTTGACAGACTGCAAGAAACACATCCGTGTCCACACGGGAGAAAAGCCTTACGCCTGCCTGAAGTGTGGCAAGCGGTTCAGCCAGTCCAGCCACCTGTATAAACACTCCAAGACAACCTGCCTGAGGTGGCAGAGCAGCAATCTGCCTAGCACTTTGCTTTAA
- the ZBTB5 gene encoding zinc finger and BTB domain-containing protein 5 isoform X3: MDFPGHFEQIFQQLNYQRLHGQLCDCVIVVGNRHFKAHRSVLAACSTHFRALFTVAEGDQTMNMIQLDSEVVTAEAFAALIDMMYTSTLMLGESNVMDVLLAASHLHLNSVVKACKHYLTTRTLPMSPPSDRVQEQNARMQRSFMLQQLGLSIVSSALNSTQNTEEQPNTMSSSMRSNIEQRTTFPIRRLHKRKQSSEDRARQRIRPTMDESVSDVAAESGQSVVHSREDFFSPDSLKIVDNSKADAVADNQEDNTIMFDQSFSAQEDAQVPSQSDNSGGNISQMSMASQATQVETSFDQDAASEKNNFPCENPEVSLNEKEHMRVVVKSEPLSSPEPQDEVSDVTSQAEGSESVEVEGGVVSAEKIELSPESSDRSFSDPQSSTDRVGDIHIMEVSNNLEHKSTFSISNFLNTSRGGGFGASQNSDDNIPNTTSDCRMDSDASYLMSPESGPAGGHSSATVSHVENPFSEPADSHFVRPMQDVMGLPCVQTSGYRAAEQFSMDFPRSGLGLHSLSRAMMSSVRGGASSFPGYRRIAPKMPVVTSVRSSQLQDNSSNSQLIMNGTTSFENGHPSQPGPPQLTRASADVLSKCKKALSEHNVLVVEGARKYACKICCKTFLTLTDCKKHIRVHTGEKPYACLKCGKRFSQSSHLYKHSKTTCLRWQSSNLPSTLL; the protein is encoded by the coding sequence ATGGATTTTCCAGGACACTTTGAGCAAATCTTTCAGCAGCTCAACTACCAGAGGCTTCATGGCCAGCTTTGTGACTGTGTCATTGTGGTGGGAAACAGGCATTTCAAAGCACATCGCTCTGTTTTGGCAGCATGTAGCACACATTTCCGAGCTCTATTTACTGTAGCGGAAGGAGATCAGACTATGAATATGATTCAGCTGGACAGTGAAGTGGTGACAGCAGAAGCTTTTGCTGCTCTGATAGACATGATGTATACTTCCACACTAATGCTTGGGGAGAGCAATGTTATGGATGTCTTGCTGGCTGCTTCTCACTTGCATTTGAACTCTGTTGTTAAAGCCTGCAAACACTACCTTACTACCAGGACGCTGCCAATGTCTCCACCGAGTGATAGAGTTCAAGAGCAAAATGCACGCATGCAGAGGTCTTTCATGCTCCAGCAGCTTGGACTGAGCATCGTGAGCTCTGCCTTAAATTCCACTCAGAACACAGAGGAACAACCAAATACTATGAGCTCCTCGATGAGAAGTAACATTGAGCAGCGCACTACTTTTCCTATCCGTCGTCTCCACAAACGTAAACAGTCTTCTGAAGATCGGGCCAGACAGCGCATCAGGCCTACCATGGATGAGTCTGTTTCTGATGTGGCTGCAGAGAGCGGGCAGTCAGTAGTTCATTCACGGGAAGATTTCTTCTCGCCAGATTCACTGAAGATTGTGGACAACTCTAAGGCTGATGCTGTTGCTGATAACCAGGAGGATAATACTATTATGTTTGATCAGTCTTTCAGTGCTCAGGAAGATGCTCAAGTGCCCAGCCAGTCTGACAACAGCGGAGGAAACATTTCACAAATGTCCATGGCATCACAGGCAACGCAGGTGGAAACCAGCTTCGACCAGGATGCTGCTTCTGAGAAGAACAACTTCCCGTGTGAGAATCCAGAGGTCAGTCTGAATGAAAAAGAGCACATGAGGGTGGTGGTGAAGTCTGAACCCTTGAGTTCTCCAGAGCCTCAAGACGAGGTGAGCGATGTCACTTCCCAAGCGGAGGGCAGCGAGTCTGTTGAAGTGGAAGGAGGAGTAGTGAGTGCGGAGAAGATAGAACTGAGTCCCGAGAGCAGCGATCGTAGCTTTTCTGACCCACAGTCCAGTACTGATAGGGTGGGAGACATCCATATTATGGAGGTGTCAAATAACCTGGAACACAAATCTACTTTCAGTATCTCAAATTTTCTAAATACAAGCAGAGGTGGTGGTTTCGGTGCTAGTCAAAACAGTGATGACAACATTCCAAATACCACCAGTGACTGCAGGATGGACAGTGATGCTTCTTATCTCATGAGTCCAGAGTCAGGGCCTGCTGGTGGCCATTCATCTGCCACCGTCTCTCATGTTGAGAATCCATTTAGTGAGCCTGCAGATTCTCATTTTGTTAGACCAATGCAGGATGTGATGGGTCTTCCTTGCGTACAGACTTCTGGGTACCGGGCAGCGGAACAGTTCAGCATGGATTTTCCACGGTCTGGCTTGGGCTTGCACTCCCTGTCAAGGGCAATGATGAGCTCAGTAAGAGGTGGAGCTAGCAGCTTTCCTGGCTACCGCCGCATAGCCCCCAAAATGCCTGTGGTGACCTCTGTAAGGAGCTCCCAGCTGCAAGATAACTCATCCAATTCCCAGCTGATCATGAACGGGACCACTTCTTTTGAAAACGGGCATCCATCGCAACCTGGTCCACCACAGCTGACAAGGGCATCTGCAGATGTCCTTTCAAAATGCAAGAAGGCCTTATCTGAGCACAACGTCTTGGTTGTAGAAGGCGCACGCAAGTATGCCTGCAAGATCTGCTGCAAGACATTTTTGACCTTGACAGACTGCAAGAAACACATCCGTGTCCACACGGGAGAAAAGCCTTACGCCTGCCTGAAGTGTGGCAAGCGGTTCAGCCAGTCCAGCCACCTGTATAAACACTCCAAGACAACCTGCCTGAGGTGGCAGAGCAGCAATCTGCCTAGCACTTTGCTTTAA
- the GRHPR gene encoding glyoxylate reductase/hydroxypyruvate reductase — translation MAVFVTRRIPAEGLRVLSQAGGCRVQQWDSEEPVPRTELLAGVAGKRGLLCLLSDRIDREVLDAAGPGLKVISTMSVGFDHLALDEIKKRGIRVGYTPDVLTDATAELSVALLLAACRRLPEAAEQVKNGGWTTWKPLWMCGYGLSDSTVGIIGLGRIGQAVARRLKPFGVKKFLYTGSCPKPETAAEFEAEFVPLMRLAEESDFVVVTCALTPATQGMCNRDFFGRMKKTSVFVNTSRGAVVNQEDLYDALAHGQIAAAGLDVTTPEPLPTDHPLLSLKNCVILPHVGSATYATRSTMAVLAANNLLAGLRGEPMPHELLL, via the exons ATGGCGGTGTTCGTGACGCGGCGGATCCCGGCCGAGGGGCTGCGGGTCCTGTCGCAGGCCGGCGG GTGCCGTGTCCAGCAGTGGGACTCGGAGGAGCCGGTGCCGCGGACTGAGCTGCTGGCAGGCGTGGCGGGGAAGCGTGGGTTGCTCTGCCTCCTCTCTGACCGCATCGACCGCGAGGTGCTGGACGCTGCCG GGCCGGGCCTGAAAGTCATCAGCACCATGTCCGTGGGGTTTGACCACCTCGCCCTGGACGAAATCAAGAAGCG agggatccgTGTGGGGTACACCCCCGATGTCCTGACCGACGCCACCGCAGAGCTCTCCGTAGCTTTACTTCTGGCTGCGTGCCGCCGGCTGCCGGAGGCAGCGGAGCAGGTAAAGAA TGGTGGCTGGACGACATGGAAGCCCTTATGGATGTGTGGCTACGGTCTGTCTGATAGCACGGTGGGCATCATAGGACTGGGGAGAATAG GACAGGCGGTTGCCCGCCGCCTAAAGCCATTTGGGGTCAAGAAGTTTTTGTACACTGGCAGTTGCCCGAAACCAGAGACTGCTGCAGAGTTTGAAGCTGAGTTTG TCCCACTCATGAGGCTGGCTGAAGAGTCGGACTTCGTTGTGGTGACGTGTGCTTTGACTCCGGCCACCCAGGGAATGTGCAACAGGGACTTCTTTGGCAGAATGAAGAAGACCTCTGTGTTCGTCAACACGAGCAG GGGGGCCGTGGTGAACCAGGAGGACCTGTATGATGCTCTGGCTCACGGCCAGATCGCAGCAGCGGGGCTGGATGTCACGACGCCGGAGCCGCTGCCCACTGACCACCCTCTGCTCTCCCTCAAGAATTGTG TGATCCTGCCGCACGTCGGGAGTGCCACGTATGCCACGAGGAGCACCATGGCGGTGCTGGCAGCCAACAACCTGCTCGCCGGGCTGCGAGGCGAGCCCATGCCCCACGAGCTGCTGCTGTGA